In Corynebacterium guangdongense, one DNA window encodes the following:
- a CDS encoding D-hexose-6-phosphate mutarotase: protein MTSIRKVGNLSYHPSGAHVTSLETEWGDLFYLSSASAFGALEAIRGGVPIIAPWFATFLGDLQHGWARRSPWTIEETADGFHGELVNEGLSLGVDVIARADGLNIRLSIENTTAESRRVQLGFHPYFRVSDVEEIAVRGLEGVDLLDRVSGDTFPAEGDLTFDGLVDVIALGTPEVRIVDKHRVITVRSHGADSTVVWNPGEKKADSMGDIGVHEWNDFVCVEPALLGAGQEGVQLTPGEINILEMDVTVEAAG, encoded by the coding sequence ATGACAAGCATCAGGAAAGTCGGGAATCTGTCCTACCACCCCAGCGGCGCCCACGTGACGTCCCTGGAGACCGAGTGGGGTGACCTCTTCTACCTCTCCTCGGCCTCGGCCTTCGGCGCGCTGGAGGCCATCCGTGGCGGCGTCCCGATCATCGCGCCGTGGTTCGCCACCTTCCTCGGCGACCTCCAGCACGGCTGGGCCCGCCGCTCCCCGTGGACCATCGAGGAGACCGCCGACGGCTTCCACGGCGAGCTGGTCAACGAGGGCCTGTCGCTGGGCGTCGACGTCATCGCGCGCGCCGACGGCCTGAACATCCGGCTGAGCATCGAGAACACCACGGCGGAATCGCGCAGAGTCCAGCTGGGGTTCCACCCCTACTTCCGGGTCAGCGACGTCGAGGAGATCGCCGTCCGCGGCCTCGAGGGCGTCGACCTGCTCGACCGGGTCAGCGGCGACACCTTCCCCGCCGAGGGCGACCTCACCTTCGACGGGCTGGTCGACGTCATCGCCCTGGGCACCCCGGAGGTGCGGATCGTCGACAAGCACCGCGTGATCACCGTGCGCTCCCACGGTGCGGACTCCACGGTCGTGTGGAACCCGGGCGAGAAGAAAGCCGACTCCATGGGCGACATCGGCGTTCACGAGTGGAACGACTTCGTCTGCGTGGAGCCGGCTCTGCTGGGCGCGGGGCAGGAGGGCGTGCAGTTAACCCCGGGCGAGATCAACATCCTGGAGATGGACGTCACCGTCGAGGCCGCGGGCTAG
- a CDS encoding ATP-binding cassette domain-containing protein, with the protein MLRVSGLSVAGLLHDVSFTVARGQRLGIIGESGSGKSLTALAVMGLVPDDLIPRLGGSVLVDGTEVIGLPDRRMRRLRGTDVAMVFQEPMNALDPMMTVGRQVLEATRGDDTLRDALFTEVGLDGRQDRYPHELSGGQRQRVLIAMAIAGDPDVLICDEPTTALDVTVQAQILTLIDRLVTERDMALVFITHDLGVIARMCTDVLVLRDGAVVDRGPAGSLLRDPGHEYTRALIDAARPGPPAPPRQHGRVLIDVDHVSTEHILDDVSLQVRRGERLGVVGGSGSGKTTLLRLIAGLASPTAGTVDVDGRVQVVFQDPQSSLNPRLTVRKSVAEGGPRVSESLAEVGLPADAGERYPHQFSGGQRQRISIARAIAGRPDILLADEPVSALDVSVRAQVLAVLDELVTEHGLTLVFVSHDLSVVRSVCDTVAVVHEGRIVEHGPTESVWAHPRHEYTRTLLEAIPTMGR; encoded by the coding sequence CTGCTGCGCGTCTCCGGGCTGTCCGTCGCGGGCCTGCTCCACGACGTCTCCTTCACCGTCGCCCGCGGGCAACGCCTGGGCATCATCGGCGAGTCCGGTTCCGGCAAGTCCCTCACCGCGCTGGCCGTCATGGGCCTCGTGCCCGACGACCTCATTCCCCGCCTCGGCGGCTCCGTGCTCGTCGACGGCACCGAGGTCATCGGCCTGCCCGACCGCCGCATGCGCCGGCTGCGCGGCACCGACGTCGCGATGGTCTTCCAGGAGCCCATGAACGCCCTGGACCCGATGATGACGGTCGGGCGCCAGGTGCTGGAGGCCACCCGCGGCGACGACACGCTTCGCGACGCCCTCTTCACCGAGGTCGGCCTCGACGGCAGGCAGGACCGCTACCCGCACGAGCTCTCCGGGGGCCAGCGCCAGCGCGTGCTCATCGCCATGGCCATCGCCGGCGACCCGGACGTGCTCATCTGCGACGAGCCGACCACCGCCCTCGACGTCACCGTCCAGGCCCAGATCCTCACCCTCATCGACCGCCTCGTCACCGAGCGCGACATGGCGCTGGTGTTCATCACCCACGACCTCGGCGTCATCGCCCGGATGTGCACCGACGTGCTCGTGCTGCGCGACGGCGCCGTCGTCGACCGCGGCCCCGCCGGATCGTTGCTGCGCGACCCCGGCCACGAGTACACCCGCGCGCTCATCGACGCCGCCAGACCCGGCCCGCCGGCGCCGCCCCGCCAGCACGGCCGGGTGCTCATCGACGTCGATCACGTCTCCACCGAGCACATCCTCGACGACGTCTCCCTGCAGGTCCGCCGCGGCGAGCGTCTCGGCGTCGTCGGCGGCTCCGGCTCGGGCAAGACCACCCTGCTGCGCCTCATCGCCGGCCTGGCCTCACCGACCGCGGGCACGGTTGACGTCGACGGCCGGGTCCAGGTCGTCTTCCAGGATCCCCAGTCCTCCCTCAACCCCCGCCTGACCGTGCGGAAATCCGTCGCCGAGGGCGGCCCCCGGGTGAGCGAGTCGCTGGCCGAGGTCGGCCTGCCCGCCGACGCCGGCGAACGCTACCCCCACCAGTTCTCCGGCGGCCAGCGCCAGCGCATCTCCATCGCCCGCGCCATCGCCGGCCGACCCGACATCCTGCTCGCCGACGAACCCGTCTCCGCCCTCGACGTCTCCGTGCGCGCCCAGGTCCTGGCCGTGCTCGACGAGCTGGTCACCGAGCACGGCCTGACGCTGGTCTTCGTCTCCCACGACCTGTCCGTGGTCCGCTCGGTCTGCGACACCGTCGCGGTGGTCCACGAGGGCCGGATCGTCGAGCACGGCCCCACCGAATCCGTCTGGGCCCATCCCCGGCACGAGTACACGCGCACGCTGCTGGAGGCGATCCCGACGATGGGCCGGTGA
- a CDS encoding BCCT family transporter, protein MGVDQQRNRFAVDKTLFTVTAVFIVAFIAWGLISPAGVSAVSAAAFAWAMENLGWLLNIVMILSFGVMVYLAFSRFGRIKLGRDDEEPEFSRFSWVAMMFAAGIGVGIFFFGPSEPLTYFLSPPPETVAPGTPAALHQAMAQSHFHWGLPAWSLYALVGGAMAYSVYRRGRVLLISSIFAPWLGTKATDTWVGRLIDMLAIFATLFGTAATLGLAATQISEGVQLVGGLDGVGNTMLIVIMAVLSLGFIVSAVSGVSKGIRVLSNLNMSLTGLAIFFVFLFGPTLFLLNLLPSGVLVYFHEFLPMLSKSLSWGSESIAFQSAWTAFYWAWWVSWAPFVGMFIARISRGRTLREFLLVCMLVPTSILILAFTVFGGTAITFAMDGRPGFDGESSFEAVLFAMFEQLPLNSVTPVIIIFILAVFFITSADSASTVMGTMSSRGNPNPNKAVIVFWGLCMVGIAVVMLLAGGEETLSALQALTILIAMPFALVMIAMMIVFLRDLATDPAAIRRSYAKTAVENAVVRGLEEHGDDFELAVKYAPGERGAGADFDSMSEEVTEWYRRTDEDGNEVAYDYETDTWADGWTEDTAGEPGPDTDPGTESGRER, encoded by the coding sequence ATCGGCGTCGACCAGCAGCGCAACCGCTTCGCCGTCGACAAGACGCTGTTCACGGTCACCGCCGTCTTCATCGTCGCGTTCATCGCCTGGGGCCTGATCAGCCCGGCCGGCGTCTCCGCCGTCTCCGCCGCCGCTTTCGCCTGGGCGATGGAGAACCTCGGCTGGCTGCTCAACATCGTCATGATCCTCAGCTTCGGCGTCATGGTCTACCTCGCGTTCAGCCGCTTCGGGCGCATCAAGCTCGGCCGCGACGACGAGGAACCGGAGTTCTCCCGCTTCTCCTGGGTGGCGATGATGTTCGCCGCCGGCATCGGCGTGGGCATCTTCTTCTTCGGCCCCTCCGAACCGCTGACGTACTTCCTCTCCCCGCCCCCGGAAACCGTGGCCCCCGGCACCCCGGCGGCGCTGCACCAGGCGATGGCGCAGTCACACTTCCACTGGGGCCTGCCCGCCTGGTCCCTCTACGCGCTCGTCGGCGGGGCGATGGCCTACTCCGTCTACCGCCGCGGCCGCGTCCTGCTGATCTCCTCGATCTTCGCACCCTGGCTGGGCACCAAGGCCACCGACACCTGGGTCGGGCGCCTGATCGACATGCTCGCCATCTTCGCCACCCTCTTCGGCACCGCCGCCACCCTCGGGCTCGCGGCCACCCAGATCAGCGAGGGCGTCCAGCTGGTCGGCGGGCTCGACGGGGTCGGCAACACCATGCTCATCGTCATCATGGCCGTGCTCTCCCTCGGGTTCATCGTCTCGGCGGTCTCCGGCGTGTCCAAGGGCATCCGCGTCCTGTCGAACCTCAACATGAGCCTGACCGGCCTGGCCATCTTCTTCGTGTTCCTCTTCGGCCCGACCCTCTTCCTGCTCAACCTGCTGCCCTCCGGCGTCCTCGTCTACTTCCACGAGTTCCTCCCGATGCTGTCGAAGTCCCTGTCCTGGGGTTCCGAGTCCATCGCCTTCCAGTCCGCCTGGACCGCCTTCTACTGGGCGTGGTGGGTGTCCTGGGCGCCGTTCGTCGGCATGTTCATCGCCCGCATCTCTCGCGGCCGCACCCTGCGTGAATTCCTCCTGGTCTGCATGCTGGTGCCGACCTCGATCCTCATCCTCGCGTTCACCGTCTTCGGCGGCACCGCCATCACCTTCGCGATGGACGGCCGCCCCGGCTTCGACGGCGAATCCTCCTTCGAAGCCGTGCTCTTCGCCATGTTCGAGCAGCTGCCGCTGAACTCGGTCACCCCGGTGATCATCATCTTCATCCTGGCGGTCTTCTTCATCACCTCCGCCGACTCCGCCTCCACGGTCATGGGCACGATGTCCTCGCGCGGCAACCCCAACCCGAACAAGGCGGTCATCGTGTTCTGGGGTCTGTGCATGGTCGGCATCGCCGTCGTCATGCTGCTGGCCGGCGGTGAGGAAACGCTCTCCGCGCTGCAGGCGCTGACGATCCTCATCGCGATGCCGTTTGCGCTGGTGATGATCGCCATGATGATCGTCTTCCTGCGCGACCTCGCCACCGACCCGGCCGCCATCCGCCGCAGCTACGCCAAGACCGCCGTGGAGAACGCCGTCGTCCGCGGGCTCGAGGAGCACGGCGACGACTTCGAGCTGGCCGTCAAGTACGCCCCCGGCGAGCGCGGCGCCGGCGCCGACTTCGACTCCATGTCCGAGGAGGTCACCGAGTGGTACCGCCGAACCGACGAGGACGGCAACGAGGTCGCCTACGACTACGAGACCGACACCTGGGCGGACGGGTGGACCGAGGACACCGCCGGTGAACCGGGCCCGGACACAGATCCGGGCACAGAATCCGGGCGTGAGCGCTAG
- a CDS encoding FUSC family protein, with protein sequence MSTHAAEPMPKPADPRAMLFSLNSSARRWPGALRAALAIFIPGAVALLLGYHSEMFLIAAGGCAVIYGEGHPYRARFRVMLVAGLLVALGATAGAFVGSVVWGQIGAGGSHWWLLLTVLFCSTLATLGGFLQNALRLRPPGSFFIVMVAGGSTMVARIGFNPVEVGLWTMVGVVSGVILGMLPALVDPYGPQRTAVITLDKAVADFETAESPTLGQRLKCQTALFDAWTALGDARVISGGEIIREDQRHLVERTREAQMRLVVRSAELGMTGADTDQLSELPTMVEAHRASIPHTRPSANYRIYRSMNRHSHAMVTAEKILLASLLAGTTGIAMGLYRPDWAIVSALLMLQWGPDRVPGQVRGLHRLIGSLLGVGLFAVFHLLEFSGWTLLVALAICQFGAEVFVVKNYAVTVIFTTPLALLLGNAVTDPLDQVVYARTLEVTLSILAGSLILWLWRPRAANHDHQRLVARSKKAMGTLIGALATKTPQGALEERRDLQYELLSERRAIQSIAQNDRPTAYRRWEHHQQVQRAGYGLLDFCNANAHREVSIAEIAGLAENVRGVYQAGSTQHPN encoded by the coding sequence TTGTCCACCCACGCCGCGGAACCCATGCCAAAACCCGCCGACCCCCGCGCGATGCTCTTCTCCCTCAACTCCTCGGCCCGCCGCTGGCCCGGCGCGCTGCGGGCCGCGCTGGCTATCTTCATCCCCGGCGCCGTCGCGCTCCTGCTCGGCTACCACTCGGAGATGTTCCTCATCGCCGCCGGCGGCTGCGCGGTCATCTACGGCGAGGGCCACCCCTACCGCGCCCGCTTCCGCGTCATGCTCGTGGCGGGCCTGCTCGTCGCGCTCGGCGCCACCGCCGGCGCGTTCGTCGGGTCCGTCGTCTGGGGTCAGATCGGCGCCGGGGGCAGCCACTGGTGGCTGCTGCTGACCGTGCTCTTCTGCTCCACCCTGGCCACCCTCGGCGGATTCCTCCAGAACGCGCTGCGCCTGCGCCCGCCGGGCTCCTTCTTCATCGTCATGGTCGCCGGCGGCTCCACCATGGTCGCCCGCATCGGCTTCAACCCGGTCGAGGTCGGCCTGTGGACCATGGTCGGCGTGGTCTCCGGCGTCATCCTCGGCATGCTGCCCGCGCTGGTGGATCCCTACGGCCCGCAGCGCACGGCGGTGATCACGCTGGACAAGGCCGTCGCCGACTTCGAGACCGCCGAGTCCCCCACCCTCGGCCAGCGGCTCAAGTGCCAGACCGCGCTCTTCGACGCCTGGACCGCACTCGGCGACGCACGGGTGATCAGCGGCGGGGAGATCATCCGCGAGGACCAGCGCCACCTCGTCGAGCGCACCCGCGAGGCGCAGATGCGCCTGGTCGTGCGCTCCGCGGAGCTGGGCATGACCGGCGCCGACACCGACCAGCTCAGCGAACTGCCGACCATGGTCGAGGCCCACCGCGCCTCCATCCCGCACACCCGCCCCTCGGCCAACTACCGCATCTACCGCTCCATGAACCGCCACTCCCACGCCATGGTCACCGCGGAGAAGATCCTCCTCGCCAGCCTGCTGGCCGGCACCACCGGCATCGCCATGGGCCTCTACCGCCCGGACTGGGCGATCGTCTCCGCGCTGCTCATGCTGCAGTGGGGCCCGGATCGCGTCCCCGGCCAGGTCCGGGGCCTGCACCGGCTCATCGGTTCGCTCCTCGGCGTCGGCCTCTTCGCCGTCTTCCACCTGCTGGAGTTCAGCGGCTGGACGCTGCTCGTCGCCCTGGCGATCTGCCAGTTCGGCGCGGAGGTCTTCGTGGTGAAGAACTACGCCGTCACCGTCATCTTCACCACGCCGCTGGCCCTGCTCCTGGGCAACGCCGTCACGGATCCGCTGGATCAGGTGGTCTACGCCCGCACCCTCGAGGTCACCCTCTCCATCCTCGCCGGTTCCCTGATTCTGTGGCTGTGGCGTCCCCGGGCCGCCAACCACGACCACCAACGGCTGGTCGCCCGCTCGAAGAAGGCGATGGGCACCCTCATCGGCGCGCTCGCCACCAAGACCCCGCAGGGCGCGCTGGAGGAACGCCGCGACCTGCAGTACGAGCTGCTCTCCGAACGTCGCGCCATCCAGTCCATCGCCCAGAACGACCGCCCGACCGCTTATCGACGCTGGGAGCACCACCAGCAGGTCCAGCGCGCCGGCTACGGGCTGCTCGACTTCTGCAACGCCAACGCCCACCGCGAGGTGTCCATCGCCGAGATCGCCGGCCTGGCCGAGAACGTCCGCGGCGTCTACCAGGCCGGAAGCACGCAGCACCCGAACTGA
- a CDS encoding ABC transporter permease translates to MSRLKRLPLTGWLGLAIVALVVLTAALSLAWTPYDPVHAVPEQRLLGSSAGHPMGTDRYGRDVLSRIMAGARITLAVGVVAVGISALAGTVLGVWAGMARGWPETLIMRGADILLAFPALLLAIVAGAAFGASTTTAMIAIGVAGVPGFARVARAGTLQVMTQDYISAARVSNVPGVLIAWRHVLPNIMGLLIVQSTVAFALAVLAEAALSFLGLGTAPPDPSWGRMLQSAQASLGTAPQLAFWPGLAIAATVLGFNLLGDGLRDVLDPRHSRRSRA, encoded by the coding sequence ATGAGCCGGCTGAAGCGTCTCCCCCTGACCGGCTGGCTCGGGCTGGCCATCGTGGCCCTGGTCGTGCTCACCGCGGCGCTGTCGTTGGCGTGGACCCCCTACGACCCGGTCCACGCCGTCCCCGAGCAGCGTCTCCTCGGCTCCTCCGCCGGGCACCCGATGGGCACCGACCGCTACGGGCGCGACGTCCTCTCCCGCATCATGGCGGGCGCGCGGATCACGCTGGCCGTCGGGGTGGTCGCGGTGGGCATCTCCGCGCTCGCCGGCACCGTCCTCGGCGTCTGGGCGGGCATGGCCCGCGGCTGGCCGGAGACGCTGATCATGCGCGGCGCCGACATCCTGCTGGCTTTCCCGGCCCTGCTGCTGGCCATCGTCGCCGGCGCCGCCTTCGGGGCCTCGACGACCACGGCGATGATCGCCATCGGCGTCGCCGGCGTCCCCGGTTTCGCCCGCGTCGCCCGCGCAGGCACGCTGCAGGTGATGACCCAGGACTACATCTCCGCCGCCCGGGTCTCGAACGTCCCGGGAGTGCTCATCGCCTGGCGCCACGTGCTGCCGAACATCATGGGCCTGCTCATCGTCCAGTCCACGGTGGCCTTCGCCCTGGCTGTCCTCGCCGAGGCCGCCCTGTCCTTCCTCGGCCTGGGCACCGCCCCGCCGGACCCCTCCTGGGGACGGATGCTGCAGTCGGCGCAGGCCTCCCTGGGCACCGCGCCCCAGCTCGCGTTCTGGCCGGGCCTGGCCATCGCGGCCACGGTACTCGGCTTCAACCTGCTCGGCGACGGCCTGCGCGACGTCCTCGATCCCCGCCACTCCAGGAGGTCCCGTGCCTGA
- a CDS encoding YeeE/YedE thiosulfate transporter family protein: MILSGLAVGIALGVVMQRGRFCVTGMIRDIWLNNKWRNLVALFIVISVHAVGLAALTSAGVIAPEYSTFAPAAVAVGGLIFGLGIILAGGCASGTWYRSGEGLVGSWFALLMYAVSAAAMKYGVLADFNAFMKSWDTGWTTLPETFGVSPWYFAVAISVGTALAARHFLAKDAARPKVSLDQPWYRKPLHMYTAGAVIGLLGVLAWPLSAATGRNSGLGITTPTADVLTYSVTADPARFNWGTLLVLGLLVGSFIAAKASGEFRIRVPDATTTVRSIVGGLMMGVGASLAGGCTVGNGMVETSLFSYQGWFAMLFIALGIGAGARWWIKPATTAASTPTRTYSTEESITNDVPVSAEDRVLDAQATPAANFGVATGLITLAKPSVSEKLTPLAPGRFHLDAMGMVCPFPTVEAKDAIRTLEAGDEMVIDFDCTQGTEAIPQWAADAGHTVKDFQQTSAAGWTITVTKDGQNI, translated from the coding sequence ATGATCCTTTCCGGTCTGGCCGTCGGCATCGCCCTCGGCGTCGTCATGCAGCGTGGCCGCTTCTGCGTCACGGGCATGATCCGCGACATCTGGCTCAACAACAAGTGGCGCAACCTCGTCGCCCTGTTCATCGTCATTTCGGTCCACGCCGTCGGCCTGGCCGCGCTGACCAGCGCCGGCGTCATCGCGCCGGAGTACTCCACCTTCGCCCCGGCGGCCGTCGCCGTCGGCGGCCTCATCTTCGGCCTCGGCATCATCCTCGCCGGCGGCTGCGCCTCCGGCACCTGGTACCGCTCCGGCGAGGGCCTGGTCGGCTCCTGGTTTGCGCTGCTGATGTACGCGGTCTCCGCCGCCGCCATGAAGTACGGCGTCCTCGCCGACTTCAACGCCTTCATGAAGTCCTGGGACACCGGCTGGACCACCCTGCCGGAGACCTTCGGCGTCTCCCCGTGGTACTTCGCCGTCGCCATCTCCGTGGGCACCGCGCTGGCGGCCCGCCACTTCCTGGCCAAGGACGCCGCCCGTCCGAAGGTGTCGCTGGATCAGCCGTGGTACCGCAAGCCGCTGCACATGTACACCGCCGGCGCGGTCATCGGCCTCCTCGGCGTCCTCGCCTGGCCGCTGTCCGCCGCCACCGGCCGTAACTCCGGCCTGGGCATCACCACCCCGACCGCCGACGTTCTGACCTACAGCGTCACCGCCGACCCGGCCCGCTTCAACTGGGGCACCCTGCTGGTCCTCGGCCTGCTAGTCGGCTCCTTCATCGCCGCCAAAGCCTCCGGCGAATTCCGCATCCGCGTCCCCGACGCCACCACCACCGTCCGCTCCATTGTCGGCGGCCTGATGATGGGCGTGGGCGCCTCCCTGGCCGGCGGCTGCACCGTCGGCAACGGCATGGTCGAGACCTCACTGTTCTCCTACCAGGGTTGGTTCGCCATGCTCTTCATCGCGCTGGGCATCGGCGCCGGCGCCCGCTGGTGGATCAAGCCGGCCACCACCGCGGCGTCCACCCCGACCCGCACCTACTCCACCGAGGAGTCGATCACCAACGACGTCCCGGTCTCCGCCGAGGACCGCGTCCTCGACGCCCAGGCGACCCCGGCCGCCAACTTCGGCGTCGCCACCGGCCTCATCACCCTGGCCAAGCCGAGCGTCTCCGAGAAGCTCACGCCGCTGGCCCCGGGCCGCTTCCACCTCGACGCGATGGGCATGGTCTGCCCGTTCCCGACGGTCGAGGCCAAGGACGCCATCCGCACCCTCGAGGCGGGCGATGAGATGGTCATCGACTTCGACTGCACCCAGGGCACCGAGGCCATCCCGCAGTGGGCGGCCGACGCCGGCCACACCGTCAAGGACTTCCAGCAGACCTCGGCGGCGGGCTGGACGATCACCGTCACCAAGGACGGCCAGAACATCTAG
- the thpR gene encoding RNA 2',3'-cyclic phosphodiesterase: MKRVFAAITPPQDVIEHLAAALRPVRQEFGRELRWTDPDAWHLTLAFYGEQPNDVSDLGDFLARAAALSAPLRLHLRGAGAFNSRTLWIGVGGEVRGLRELMADCLLDPEERHRQRAHLTVARAIPRSEWALREVAHALSVYAGPEFRVDELHLMESHLGEGRGGGSRYEVLESFRLG; the protein is encoded by the coding sequence ATGAAACGCGTGTTCGCGGCGATCACCCCGCCCCAGGACGTCATCGAGCATCTGGCCGCCGCCCTGCGCCCGGTGCGCCAGGAGTTCGGCCGGGAGCTGCGCTGGACCGACCCCGACGCCTGGCACCTGACCCTGGCCTTCTACGGGGAGCAGCCCAACGACGTCAGCGACCTCGGCGACTTCCTGGCCCGGGCGGCGGCCTTGTCCGCCCCGTTGCGGCTGCACCTGCGTGGCGCCGGCGCCTTCAACTCCCGGACCCTGTGGATCGGCGTCGGCGGCGAGGTCCGCGGTCTGCGGGAGTTGATGGCCGACTGCCTTCTCGACCCGGAGGAGCGCCACCGTCAGCGCGCCCACCTCACCGTCGCCAGGGCCATTCCGCGCTCCGAATGGGCCCTGCGCGAGGTCGCCCACGCGCTGTCCGTGTACGCCGGACCGGAGTTCCGGGTCGACGAACTGCACCTGATGGAGTCGCACCTCGGCGAGGGCCGCGGGGGCGGATCGCGCTACGAGGTCCTGGAGTCCTTCCGGCTGGGGTAG
- a CDS encoding DsbA family oxidoreductase: MKIDIWSDYICPFCTVGERHLDLALEKFEGRDDVEITWRSFQLDPTAPKEPTETFMEYFTRAKGMPEEQVTQMNDGLAERAAAVGLDFNWRESIVGNTWDAHRLAHYARNQGKGLEWDATVKNGYFTHAKNVANHEQLKAFAAEVGLDAERVAEILESDEFSTEVAQEISMARQFGIQGVPFFIFDGKFAVSGAQPVELFEQALHKAAEEA; the protein is encoded by the coding sequence ATGAAGATCGATATCTGGAGCGACTACATCTGCCCGTTCTGCACCGTCGGTGAACGCCACCTCGACCTTGCCCTGGAAAAATTCGAGGGCAGGGACGACGTCGAGATCACCTGGCGCAGCTTCCAGCTTGACCCGACCGCGCCGAAGGAGCCGACCGAGACGTTCATGGAGTACTTCACCCGCGCCAAGGGGATGCCGGAGGAGCAGGTCACCCAGATGAACGACGGGCTCGCCGAGCGGGCCGCCGCCGTGGGCCTGGACTTCAACTGGCGCGAGTCCATCGTCGGCAACACCTGGGACGCCCACCGCCTCGCCCATTACGCCCGCAACCAGGGCAAGGGCCTGGAGTGGGACGCCACGGTCAAGAACGGCTACTTCACCCACGCCAAGAACGTCGCCAACCACGAGCAGCTCAAGGCGTTCGCGGCCGAGGTCGGCCTGGACGCGGAGCGCGTCGCCGAGATCCTCGAGTCCGACGAGTTCTCCACCGAGGTCGCCCAGGAGATCTCCATGGCCCGCCAGTTCGGCATCCAGGGCGTGCCCTTCTTCATCTTCGACGGCAAGTTCGCCGTCTCCGGTGCGCAGCCGGTCGAGCTCTTCGAGCAGGCGCTGCACAAGGCCGCCGAGGAGGCTTAA